A genomic segment from Blastococcus sp. PRF04-17 encodes:
- a CDS encoding iron-containing redox enzyme family protein has translation MRLPEPRGPLSEALVHDLATGTTLSATTIERADRVAALTDDDLQLSLAICYELHYRGFDDVSDAWEWDPQLLGVRAGLEKRHLAALRERVGPLGVTDEPIDRQLTALIAADDGPSLSSYMAKQGTVEQWREYLTLRSVYHLKEGDPHSFAIPRLSGRTKSAMVEIQADEYGGGTAERMHSTLFAGMMRALDLDSTYGALWDDAPAAAFASVNTMSLFGLHRRWRGAALGHLACVEMTSSEPSRRYSAGLRRLGFDERVTVFYDEHVEADAVHEQIASVDMCGSLVAEEPELAADVLFGAACSLAMDGVAAQHLLGAWECGRSALRREPPLAA, from the coding sequence ATGCGCCTGCCCGAGCCCCGTGGTCCCCTCAGCGAGGCCCTGGTCCACGACCTGGCCACCGGCACCACCCTCTCGGCCACCACGATCGAGCGTGCCGACCGCGTCGCGGCGCTCACCGACGACGACCTCCAGCTCAGTCTGGCGATCTGCTACGAGCTGCACTACCGCGGCTTCGACGACGTGTCCGACGCCTGGGAGTGGGATCCCCAGCTGCTCGGGGTCCGCGCGGGTCTGGAGAAGCGGCACCTGGCGGCGCTGCGGGAGCGCGTCGGACCGCTCGGGGTGACCGACGAGCCGATCGACCGGCAGCTCACCGCGCTGATCGCCGCCGACGACGGGCCGTCGCTGTCGTCGTACATGGCCAAGCAGGGCACGGTCGAGCAGTGGCGCGAGTACCTCACGCTGCGCTCGGTGTACCACCTCAAGGAGGGCGACCCGCACAGCTTCGCCATCCCGCGGCTGTCGGGCCGCACCAAGTCGGCCATGGTCGAGATCCAGGCCGACGAGTACGGCGGCGGGACGGCGGAGCGCATGCACAGCACGCTGTTCGCCGGGATGATGCGCGCCCTCGACCTCGACTCCACCTACGGGGCCCTCTGGGACGACGCCCCGGCCGCGGCCTTCGCGTCGGTGAACACGATGTCGCTGTTCGGGCTGCACCGGCGCTGGCGCGGTGCCGCGCTCGGTCACCTCGCCTGCGTGGAGATGACGTCGTCCGAGCCGAGCCGCCGCTACTCGGCGGGCCTGCGCCGACTGGGCTTCGACGAGCGAGTCACGGTCTTCTACGACGAGCACGTCGAGGCCGACGCGGTGCACGAGCAGATCGCCTCGGTGGACATGTGCGGCTCCCTGGTCGCCGAGGAGCCGGAGCTCGCCGCCGACGTCCTGTTCGGAGCCGCCTGCTCGCTGGCCATGGACGGCGTCGCCGCGCAGCACCTGCTCGGCGCCTGGGAGTGCGGCCGCTCGGCGCTGCGGCGGGAACCGCCGCTCGCCGCCTGA
- a CDS encoding (2Fe-2S)-binding protein, which translates to MRITTTVNGTEHEVDDVWPGESLLYVLRERMGLPGSKNACEQGECGSCTVYLDGEPVCACLVAAGQAQGREVRTVEGLADGDRLHPVQEAFVECGAVQCGFCTPGLLIAAHDLLARVPHPSDLEIREALAGNLCRCTGYEKILDAVRLAADRQARS; encoded by the coding sequence ATGCGCATCACCACCACCGTCAACGGCACCGAGCACGAGGTGGACGACGTCTGGCCGGGCGAGAGCCTGCTCTACGTGCTCCGCGAGCGCATGGGGCTGCCCGGCTCCAAGAACGCTTGCGAGCAGGGGGAGTGCGGTTCCTGCACGGTCTACCTGGACGGCGAGCCGGTGTGCGCCTGCCTCGTCGCGGCCGGGCAGGCGCAGGGCCGTGAGGTGCGCACCGTCGAGGGCCTCGCCGACGGCGACCGGCTCCACCCGGTCCAGGAGGCGTTCGTGGAGTGCGGCGCCGTCCAGTGCGGCTTCTGCACGCCCGGGCTGCTGATCGCCGCGCACGACCTGCTCGCCCGGGTCCCGCACCCCTCGGACCTGGAGATCCGCGAGGCGCTGGCCGGCAATCTGTGCCGCTGCACCGGCTACGAGAAGATCCTCGACGCGGTCCGGCTGGCCGCCGACCGGCAGGCCCGGTCATGA
- a CDS encoding bifunctional [glutamine synthetase] adenylyltransferase/[glutamine synthetase]-adenylyl-L-tyrosine phosphorylase, which produces MTLAEEEIPRPAVVRLVRFGFGDGARAARLLSDPALGLWDLERNEPADPEAGPVVAALARAGDPDLAVRSLHRLVEALDASDASGAAAAALLAGLRGSGLLRSRLLAVLGASSGLADHLAAHPGDWTVLDDDGDGNARGTDGPSAEELRRDMLTAVGADPDDPPWGLRLGKAAPDATPQRIGALREAYRRAILSLAGRDLGDGLPADAVAAELADIAAAVLTAGMALAVAEQPANAAACRLAVIALGKTGGRELNYVSDVDVVFVGEPVDPSDPEAPALASASKVASSLMRICHAAAWEVDAALRPEGKAGALVRTVAGHEAYYRQWADTWEFQALLKMRPVAGDPDLGRAYVDALWPMVWTAGDRPGFVAEVQAMRRRVEAHIPPAQADRELKLGRGGLRDVEFAVQLLQMVHGRADPSLRLGGTLPALQALSAGGYVGREDAATLIASYRFLRTVEHRLQLLRLRRTHLLPTDEQQLRWLARSLGYKPDHRGEAVDVLDAELSLHTREVRRLHEKLFYRPLLSAVARVPGEHLQLNSKAAGDWLRALGFVDPEGALRHLGALTTGVSRSASMQKYLLPVLLQTFASCPNPDAGVLAYRQVSEALGGNQWFLRLLRDEGQVTERLAQLLGSSQYVAALLTRTPEALRLLADDAELEPRSARTLAGAWRQAAGRAPDPQAGIQVLRGLRRQELLRVACADLLGRLDVVRLGRALTDIAVATLQVGLDVAERAYAIEAGLDVADVPADVAVIGMGRLGGGEMGFGSDADVLFVHRPRAGADESRAAAAGNAIAHTLRRLLGEPAPDPAFEIDADLRPEGKKGALSRSLDAFREYYARWVDVWEVQALLRAVPVAGNEQLGADFVALIDPLRYPADGLTDGQVAEIRRIKARVERERLPRGADPATHTKLGRGGLADVEWTVQLLQLEHASRTPVLRASATVEALHALGDAGLLDAAHVDALRSAWELATRARNAIFLVRGRPSDQLPRPGTELVGVARACGYGPDQDPGQFLDDYRRITRRARSVVDEVFYGHPTP; this is translated from the coding sequence ATGACCCTCGCCGAGGAGGAGATCCCGCGCCCTGCCGTGGTGCGGCTGGTCCGGTTCGGGTTCGGGGACGGCGCCCGCGCGGCGCGCCTGCTGTCCGACCCGGCGCTCGGCCTGTGGGACCTCGAGCGCAACGAGCCGGCCGACCCCGAGGCCGGACCGGTCGTCGCGGCGCTGGCCCGGGCGGGGGACCCCGACCTCGCCGTCCGCTCGCTGCACCGCCTGGTCGAGGCGCTGGACGCCTCGGATGCCTCCGGCGCAGCCGCCGCCGCACTGCTCGCGGGCCTGCGCGGATCGGGTCTGCTGCGCAGCCGGCTGCTGGCGGTGCTCGGCGCCAGCTCCGGTCTGGCCGACCACCTGGCCGCCCACCCCGGCGACTGGACGGTGCTGGACGACGACGGCGACGGCAACGCCCGCGGCACCGACGGGCCCAGCGCCGAGGAGCTGCGCCGCGACATGCTGACCGCGGTCGGCGCCGACCCCGACGATCCGCCGTGGGGCCTGCGCCTCGGCAAGGCGGCGCCCGACGCCACGCCGCAGCGCATCGGCGCCCTGCGCGAGGCGTACCGCCGGGCGATCCTCTCGCTGGCCGGGCGCGATCTGGGTGACGGCCTCCCCGCCGACGCCGTGGCCGCCGAACTCGCCGACATCGCCGCCGCGGTGCTCACCGCAGGCATGGCGCTGGCGGTCGCCGAGCAGCCGGCGAACGCCGCGGCGTGCCGGCTGGCGGTGATCGCGCTGGGCAAGACCGGTGGCCGCGAGCTCAACTACGTCAGCGACGTGGACGTCGTCTTCGTGGGGGAGCCGGTCGACCCCAGCGACCCGGAGGCGCCGGCCCTGGCGAGCGCGTCGAAGGTGGCCAGCTCGCTCATGCGGATCTGCCACGCGGCCGCCTGGGAGGTCGACGCCGCGCTCCGGCCGGAGGGCAAGGCGGGCGCACTCGTGCGGACCGTCGCCGGGCACGAGGCCTACTACCGGCAGTGGGCGGACACGTGGGAGTTCCAGGCCCTGCTGAAGATGCGGCCGGTCGCCGGCGACCCCGATCTCGGTCGGGCCTACGTCGACGCGCTGTGGCCGATGGTCTGGACGGCGGGGGACCGGCCCGGGTTCGTCGCCGAGGTGCAGGCCATGCGCCGCCGGGTCGAGGCGCACATCCCGCCCGCGCAGGCCGACCGGGAACTCAAGCTCGGCCGCGGCGGCCTGCGCGACGTCGAGTTCGCCGTCCAGCTGCTGCAGATGGTGCACGGCCGGGCCGATCCGTCGCTGCGGCTGGGCGGCACGCTGCCGGCACTGCAGGCCCTGTCGGCCGGCGGCTACGTCGGACGGGAGGACGCCGCGACACTGATCGCCTCGTACCGGTTCCTCCGCACCGTCGAGCACCGGCTGCAACTGCTGCGCCTCCGCCGCACCCACCTGCTGCCCACCGACGAGCAGCAGCTGCGCTGGCTCGCCCGGTCGCTGGGCTACAAGCCCGACCACCGGGGCGAGGCCGTCGACGTCCTGGACGCCGAGCTGAGCCTGCACACCCGGGAGGTCCGGCGGCTGCACGAGAAGCTCTTCTACCGCCCGTTGCTCTCCGCCGTGGCACGCGTGCCGGGGGAGCACCTGCAGCTGAACTCGAAGGCGGCCGGCGACTGGCTGCGGGCGCTCGGCTTCGTCGACCCGGAGGGTGCCCTCCGCCACCTCGGAGCGCTGACCACCGGCGTGTCCCGCTCGGCGTCCATGCAGAAGTACCTGCTGCCGGTGCTGCTGCAGACCTTCGCCTCCTGCCCCAACCCCGACGCCGGTGTGCTGGCCTACCGGCAGGTCAGCGAGGCACTGGGCGGCAATCAGTGGTTCCTGCGGCTGCTCCGTGACGAGGGCCAGGTCACCGAGCGGCTGGCGCAGCTCCTCGGCTCGAGCCAGTACGTCGCCGCACTGCTCACCCGCACCCCCGAGGCGCTGCGGCTGCTCGCCGACGACGCGGAACTGGAGCCGCGCAGTGCCCGCACCCTCGCCGGCGCGTGGCGGCAGGCCGCCGGCCGGGCACCCGATCCGCAAGCCGGCATCCAGGTGCTCCGCGGGCTGCGGCGGCAGGAGCTCCTGCGGGTGGCCTGCGCGGACCTGCTGGGCCGGCTGGACGTCGTCCGGCTGGGACGTGCGCTCACCGACATCGCCGTCGCCACGCTCCAGGTCGGCCTGGACGTCGCGGAGCGGGCGTACGCGATCGAGGCCGGTCTCGACGTGGCCGACGTACCTGCCGACGTGGCCGTCATCGGCATGGGCCGCCTCGGTGGTGGCGAGATGGGCTTCGGTTCCGACGCGGACGTCCTGTTCGTGCACCGGCCGCGGGCAGGCGCCGACGAGTCCAGGGCCGCCGCGGCGGGCAACGCGATCGCGCACACGCTGCGGCGGCTGCTCGGCGAGCCGGCGCCCGACCCGGCGTTCGAGATCGACGCGGACCTGCGCCCCGAGGGCAAGAAGGGCGCCCTCTCGCGCAGCCTCGACGCGTTCCGCGAGTACTACGCGCGGTGGGTCGACGTCTGGGAGGTGCAGGCGCTGCTGCGCGCGGTGCCGGTCGCCGGGAACGAGCAGCTGGGGGCCGACTTCGTCGCGCTGATCGACCCGCTCCGCTACCCGGCCGACGGACTCACCGACGGGCAGGTCGCGGAGATCCGCCGGATCAAGGCCCGGGTCGAACGCGAGCGGCTGCCGCGGGGCGCGGACCCGGCGACGCACACCAAGCTCGGCAGGGGCGGGCTGGCCGACGTCGAGTGGACCGTCCAGCTCCTCCAGCTCGAGCACGCGTCGCGGACGCCGGTGCTGCGCGCGTCCGCGACCGTCGAGGCACTGCACGCCCTCGGCGACGCCGGTCTGCTGGACGCCGCCCACGTCGACGCCCTGCGGTCGGCCTGGGAGCTGGCGACCCGTGCGCGCAACGCGATCTTCCTGGTCCGCGGGCGGCCGAGCGACCAGCTCCCGCGGCCGGGCACCGAGCTGGTCGGGGTCGCGCGGGCCTGCGGCTACGGCCCTGATCAGGACCCCGGGCAGTTCCTCGACGACTACCGACGGATCACCCGGCGCGCCCGGTCGGTGGTCGACGAGGTGTTCTACGGCCACCCCACGCCCTGA
- the pucD gene encoding xanthine dehydrogenase subunit D, whose amino-acid sequence MGDSPLRPDGTLKVTGEFAYASDLWHDDMVWGVTLRSPHPHARIRRIDVSDALTVPGVTTVLTADDVPGDNAFGLEHADQPVLASEFVRYEGEPVALVAADHPETARRAAARIRVDYEVLPAVTDPLRAMDPDAPPVHRPGNLVRHLKLRRGDQTATAPVVVSLDFEVGMQDQAFLGPESGLAVPAEDGGVDLYVATQWLHVDQRQICLALGMEPERVRLHLSGVGGAFGGREDLSVHVHACLLALRTNRPVKMSYNREESFFGHVHRHPASMTYEFGAERDGTLVYARARTVLDGGAYASSTAAVVGNAGTLGLGPYRIPNVSVDAYGVFTNNPPCGAMRGFGCVQAAFAHEALMDELADAVGLDRVAIRQRNGMQEGDRNITGQVIDSAAPVAELLQIVADLPMPPERSAESDLRSLPGAVGNTTHGEGVVRGVGYAVTYKNIGFSEGFDDYSTARVRLEMTGGEAVATVHTAAAEVGQGLITVEQQICRTELGVERVVVHPKNTAVGSGGSTSASRQTYVTGGAVKAACEAVRAVVLERAAGLLGRPAGDLRLDGEKIVGLSGEVLTGLGEVLGDDAVEETVEWRHRPTHAIDPETGQGDAHVQFAFSAHRAVVDVDVELGLVKVIALDTAQDVGKAINPDAVVGQIHGGSAQGMGLALMEEIVVTDGHVRNPSFTDYLIPTILDMPPMQVKVLEYGDPHAPYGVRGVGEPPTISSGPAVAAAIRAATGKPLRRVPIRPEHITGT is encoded by the coding sequence GTGGGTGACAGCCCGCTGCGGCCCGACGGCACGCTCAAGGTCACCGGCGAGTTCGCCTACGCCAGCGACCTCTGGCACGACGACATGGTCTGGGGCGTGACCCTGCGCTCGCCGCACCCGCACGCCCGCATCCGGCGCATCGACGTGAGCGACGCGCTGACGGTTCCCGGCGTGACCACCGTCCTGACCGCGGACGACGTGCCGGGCGACAACGCGTTCGGCCTCGAGCACGCCGACCAACCGGTCCTCGCCTCGGAGTTCGTCCGGTACGAGGGCGAGCCGGTCGCCCTGGTCGCCGCCGACCACCCGGAGACCGCGCGGCGGGCCGCGGCCCGGATCCGCGTCGACTACGAGGTGCTGCCCGCCGTCACCGACCCGCTGCGCGCGATGGACCCCGACGCCCCGCCCGTGCACCGGCCCGGCAACCTGGTGCGCCACCTGAAGCTGCGGCGGGGGGACCAGACGGCGACCGCGCCGGTCGTGGTCTCGCTGGACTTCGAGGTCGGCATGCAGGACCAGGCGTTCCTGGGCCCGGAGTCGGGGCTCGCCGTCCCGGCCGAGGACGGCGGGGTCGACCTCTACGTCGCGACCCAGTGGCTGCACGTCGACCAGCGGCAGATCTGCCTCGCGCTGGGCATGGAGCCCGAGCGGGTGCGGCTGCACCTGTCCGGGGTCGGCGGCGCGTTCGGCGGGCGCGAGGACCTCTCGGTCCACGTCCACGCCTGCCTCCTGGCGCTGCGGACCAACCGGCCGGTGAAGATGTCCTACAACCGCGAGGAGTCGTTCTTCGGCCACGTGCACCGGCACCCGGCGTCCATGACCTACGAGTTCGGCGCCGAGCGCGACGGCACCCTCGTCTACGCGCGCGCTCGGACGGTGCTCGACGGCGGGGCGTACGCGTCGTCGACCGCGGCGGTGGTCGGCAACGCCGGCACGCTGGGGCTCGGTCCGTACCGCATCCCGAACGTGTCGGTCGACGCCTACGGGGTGTTCACCAACAATCCGCCGTGCGGGGCGATGCGCGGGTTCGGCTGCGTGCAGGCGGCCTTCGCCCACGAGGCGCTGATGGACGAGCTCGCCGACGCGGTCGGCCTGGACCGCGTGGCGATCCGGCAGCGGAACGGCATGCAGGAAGGCGACCGCAACATCACCGGGCAGGTCATCGACTCGGCCGCGCCGGTCGCCGAGCTGCTGCAGATCGTCGCCGACCTGCCGATGCCTCCGGAGCGCTCCGCCGAGTCCGATCTCCGCTCGCTGCCCGGAGCGGTCGGCAACACCACGCACGGGGAGGGCGTCGTGCGCGGCGTCGGGTACGCGGTGACCTACAAGAACATCGGCTTCTCCGAGGGGTTCGACGACTACTCGACCGCGCGGGTGCGGTTGGAGATGACCGGCGGCGAGGCGGTCGCGACCGTGCACACCGCGGCCGCCGAGGTCGGCCAGGGCCTGATCACCGTCGAGCAGCAGATCTGCCGCACGGAGCTCGGCGTGGAGCGGGTCGTCGTCCACCCGAAGAACACCGCGGTGGGCTCGGGCGGGTCGACGTCGGCGTCCCGGCAGACGTACGTCACCGGCGGAGCGGTGAAGGCGGCCTGCGAAGCGGTCCGCGCCGTCGTCCTCGAGCGGGCGGCCGGCCTGCTGGGCCGGCCCGCCGGGGACCTCCGCCTGGACGGCGAGAAGATCGTCGGCCTCTCGGGGGAGGTGCTCACCGGGCTGGGCGAGGTGCTGGGGGACGACGCCGTCGAGGAGACCGTCGAGTGGCGGCACCGGCCCACCCACGCGATCGACCCGGAGACCGGCCAGGGCGACGCGCACGTGCAGTTCGCCTTCTCCGCGCACCGGGCGGTGGTCGACGTCGACGTCGAGCTGGGCCTGGTGAAGGTCATCGCGCTGGACACCGCGCAGGACGTCGGCAAGGCGATCAACCCGGACGCGGTCGTCGGCCAGATCCACGGCGGGTCGGCGCAGGGCATGGGCCTGGCGCTGATGGAGGAGATCGTGGTGACCGACGGCCACGTGCGGAACCCGTCGTTCACCGACTACCTGATCCCGACGATCCTCGACATGCCGCCGATGCAGGTGAAGGTGCTCGAATACGGCGACCCGCACGCGCCCTACGGCGTCCGCGGGGTGGGCGAGCCGCCGACCATCTCGTCGGGCCCGGCGGTGGCCGCGGCGATCCGCGCCGCGACCGGCAAGCCGTTGCGCCGGGTGCCGATCCGACCTGAGCACATCACCGGCACCTGA
- a CDS encoding SDR family NAD(P)-dependent oxidoreductase, translating into MGRTDLVDPRNRVVLVTGGSAGIGRATVLRLSAAGVRVVTCARNGERLDEAVGGLAGVTGVVADVADAADRARLVEAVLEEHGRLDAVVHNAGLGWAGLLEDTPGEAVEGIVALNLTGVIELTRLALPHLLAAATAHGRADVVAVSSVAAWAQVPPLTVYSATKAGLDGFLKGLRREVSARGIRVHSVNPFFVSTEWLARGHGSPPRDDADAAGRLSRGIRPERVAEQIAGCLSSPRSRTVAVPRWAGLARLGEVTPVNRLLDAVLSRSTGRLRSLAARAVAKRTE; encoded by the coding sequence GTGGGTAGGACAGACCTCGTGGATCCGAGGAATCGAGTCGTCCTGGTCACCGGCGGCAGCGCCGGCATCGGCCGGGCCACCGTCCTCCGTCTGTCGGCGGCCGGTGTCCGCGTCGTCACCTGCGCCCGCAACGGGGAACGGCTCGACGAGGCGGTGGGCGGGCTGGCAGGCGTCACCGGGGTGGTCGCCGACGTCGCCGACGCCGCCGACCGCGCCCGGCTGGTCGAGGCGGTGCTCGAGGAGCACGGCCGGCTCGACGCGGTCGTCCACAACGCGGGGCTGGGGTGGGCCGGCCTGCTCGAGGACACGCCGGGCGAGGCGGTCGAGGGCATCGTCGCCCTGAATCTGACCGGTGTCATCGAGCTGACCCGGCTGGCCCTGCCGCACCTGCTGGCCGCGGCCACCGCGCACGGCCGGGCCGACGTGGTCGCCGTCTCGTCGGTCGCGGCCTGGGCACAGGTGCCGCCGCTCACGGTCTACTCCGCCACCAAGGCGGGCCTGGACGGGTTCCTGAAGGGGCTGCGCCGGGAGGTGAGCGCCCGCGGCATCCGGGTGCACTCGGTGAACCCGTTCTTCGTCTCGACCGAGTGGCTGGCCCGCGGCCACGGCTCCCCGCCCCGGGACGACGCCGACGCGGCCGGCCGGCTGTCCCGGGGGATCCGGCCCGAGCGCGTGGCCGAGCAGATCGCCGGCTGCCTCTCGTCGCCGCGTTCCCGGACCGTCGCCGTCCCCCGGTGGGCGGGCCTCGCCCGGCTCGGTGAGGTGACCCCGGTCAACCGCCTCCTGGACGCGGTGCTGTCGCGGTCGACCGGCCGCCTCCGGTCGCTGGCCGCCCGGGCGGTGGCCAAGCGGACGGAGTGA
- a CDS encoding FAD binding domain-containing protein: MDYLQPASWEEALAIRAERPDALPIAGGTDVMVELNFDRRRPGALLDLGRVPQLREWTAEDGAIRLGAGVTYARIIDELGDRLPGLAMASRTVGSPQIRVRGTVGGNLGSASPAGDAHPPLLAAEAVVEVDSAARGIRRIPAAEFYTGVKRNALEPDELIAAVLVPPAAGPQQFCKVGTRNAMVIAVSAFACALHPDRKAVGTGIGSAAPTPHRAPEAETFLAGELEAAGLWESRGELPEALARAFGERVAEAASPIDDVRGSAAYRRHSLSVMARRAATWAWNDLRKAA, translated from the coding sequence ATGGACTACCTGCAACCGGCCTCGTGGGAGGAGGCCCTCGCGATCCGGGCGGAGCGCCCCGACGCGCTGCCCATCGCCGGCGGCACGGACGTCATGGTCGAGCTCAACTTCGACCGGCGCCGGCCCGGCGCGCTGCTCGACCTCGGGCGGGTGCCGCAGCTGCGGGAGTGGACGGCCGAGGACGGCGCGATCCGCCTCGGCGCCGGCGTGACCTACGCCCGGATCATCGACGAGCTCGGCGACCGGCTGCCCGGCCTGGCCATGGCGTCGCGCACGGTGGGCTCGCCGCAGATCCGCGTGCGAGGCACGGTCGGGGGCAACCTCGGCTCGGCGTCACCGGCCGGTGACGCCCATCCGCCGCTGCTGGCGGCAGAGGCCGTCGTGGAGGTGGATTCGGCGGCGCGGGGCATCCGCCGGATCCCGGCCGCGGAGTTCTACACCGGCGTGAAGCGGAACGCGCTCGAGCCCGACGAGCTGATCGCCGCCGTGCTGGTCCCGCCGGCCGCCGGTCCGCAGCAGTTCTGCAAGGTCGGCACGCGCAACGCCATGGTCATCGCGGTGTCGGCCTTCGCCTGCGCACTGCACCCCGACCGGAAGGCGGTCGGCACCGGCATCGGCTCGGCCGCACCCACGCCCCACCGCGCTCCCGAGGCCGAGACCTTCCTCGCCGGCGAGCTCGAGGCCGCCGGGCTCTGGGAGTCGCGCGGCGAGCTGCCCGAGGCCCTGGCTCGCGCCTTCGGGGAGCGCGTGGCCGAGGCGGCGTCCCCCATCGACGACGTCCGCGGGAGTGCCGCCTACCGACGGCACTCCCTGTCGGTGATGGCGCGGCGCGCCGCCACCTGGGCCTGGAACGACCTGAGGAAGGCGGCTTGA
- a CDS encoding type 1 glutamine amidotransferase: MTRLLVAVVHHTDPVARLGEWLVDAGMELDERHVYSGDELPAGLDEHDGLVVLGGPQSALDDEQTSPELAGVRTLLKQALAADFPTLAICLGAQLLAQVGGGQVREGVDGPEVGALLVAKRDAADKDPVFGPLPLSPDVLQFHHDEISLLPTGAVLLASSPMYANQAFRVGRHVYGLQFHIETTPEIVHEWAERDVVGVAASPYDRETICRLSDEAHPYIEETWAPFAARFADLVRAHAARQAA, encoded by the coding sequence GTGACCCGCCTGCTCGTCGCCGTCGTGCACCACACCGACCCGGTCGCCCGGCTCGGCGAGTGGCTGGTCGACGCCGGCATGGAGCTCGACGAGCGGCACGTGTACTCCGGCGACGAGCTGCCCGCGGGCCTCGACGAGCACGACGGCCTCGTCGTGCTGGGCGGGCCGCAGTCGGCGCTGGACGACGAGCAGACCAGCCCCGAACTCGCCGGGGTCCGCACGCTCCTGAAGCAGGCGCTCGCCGCCGACTTCCCGACGCTGGCGATCTGCCTCGGCGCCCAGTTGCTGGCCCAGGTCGGCGGAGGACAGGTGCGCGAGGGCGTCGACGGTCCCGAGGTCGGCGCCCTGCTGGTCGCGAAGCGCGACGCTGCGGACAAGGACCCCGTCTTCGGCCCGCTGCCGCTCTCGCCCGACGTGCTGCAGTTCCACCACGACGAGATCTCGCTGCTGCCGACCGGCGCCGTGCTGCTGGCCAGCAGCCCGATGTACGCGAACCAGGCATTCCGGGTCGGCCGGCACGTCTACGGGCTGCAGTTCCACATCGAGACGACGCCGGAGATCGTCCACGAGTGGGCCGAGCGCGACGTCGTCGGCGTCGCCGCCAGCCCGTACGACCGCGAGACGATCTGCCGGCTCTCCGACGAGGCCCACCCCTACATCGAGGAGACGTGGGCCCCGTTCGCGGCGCGGTTCGCCGACCTGGTCCGGGCGCACGCCGCCCGCCAGGCGGCCTGA
- a CDS encoding bile acid:sodium symporter family protein — MDSALTTVLLPLALALVMFGLGLSLTLADFARVGRQPKAVVIALVLQLLVLPAICFGLVIAFDLPPLLAVGLMLLAASPGGTTANLFSHLYRGDVALNISLTAVNSLIAVVTLPVITNLAIAYFEPADSGSLGLQFGKTLQVFAIVLVPVALGMFVRQRATAFADRMDKPVRIASAVVLALVIVGTIIAEREDVVDYLSDVGLPALLFCLASLTLGFLVPRALGVTHKQALASAFEIGVHNGTLAIAIAISVLGSVELAVPAAVYSVIMFPAAAVFGWAITRSTRTGVTEEQPAGA, encoded by the coding sequence ATGGATTCCGCGCTCACCACCGTCCTGCTGCCGCTCGCGCTCGCCCTCGTGATGTTCGGGCTGGGCCTGTCCCTGACGCTCGCCGACTTCGCCCGCGTCGGGCGGCAGCCGAAGGCGGTCGTGATCGCCCTGGTCCTGCAGCTGCTGGTGCTGCCGGCGATCTGCTTCGGCCTGGTGATCGCCTTCGACCTGCCCCCGCTGCTGGCGGTCGGACTCATGCTCCTCGCGGCCTCTCCGGGCGGTACGACCGCCAACCTCTTCAGCCACCTCTACCGCGGCGACGTCGCCCTCAACATCTCCCTGACCGCGGTGAACTCGCTGATCGCCGTGGTCACCCTGCCGGTGATCACCAACCTCGCCATCGCCTACTTCGAGCCTGCCGACAGCGGCAGCCTCGGTCTGCAGTTCGGCAAGACGCTGCAGGTGTTCGCGATCGTGCTGGTGCCGGTCGCGCTCGGCATGTTCGTGCGGCAGCGGGCGACGGCGTTCGCCGACCGCATGGACAAGCCGGTGCGCATCGCCTCGGCGGTCGTGCTGGCGCTGGTCATCGTCGGCACGATCATCGCCGAGCGCGAGGACGTGGTCGACTACCTCAGCGACGTCGGGCTGCCGGCGCTGCTGTTCTGCCTGGCCAGCCTGACCCTGGGCTTCCTCGTCCCGCGGGCGCTGGGTGTCACCCACAAGCAGGCGCTCGCGAGCGCGTTCGAGATCGGGGTGCACAACGGCACCCTCGCGATCGCCATCGCGATCAGCGTGCTGGGCAGCGTCGAGCTCGCCGTCCCCGCGGCCGTGTACAGCGTGATCATGTTCCCGGCTGCCGCGGTCTTCGGTTGGGCGATCACCCGCTCCACCCGGACCGGAGTCACGGAGGAGCAGCCCGCAGGCGCCTGA
- a CDS encoding CDGSH iron-sulfur domain-containing protein: MSRALPAEPDLPDDGQDPEVEAALGAQTAGLGSGATITPYRDGPLLVRGDFRLVDQDGVEIDPGRSTIALCRCGKSGIKPFCDGAHKRSGFSAPSAPSRPRPAAQIVRETRRPGA; this comes from the coding sequence GTGTCGCGAGCGCTGCCTGCCGAACCGGACCTGCCCGACGACGGACAGGATCCGGAGGTCGAGGCCGCCCTCGGGGCGCAGACCGCCGGCCTCGGCTCCGGCGCGACCATCACGCCCTACCGCGACGGTCCGCTGCTCGTCCGGGGCGATTTCCGGCTGGTGGACCAGGACGGCGTCGAGATCGACCCCGGCCGGTCGACGATCGCGCTGTGCCGGTGCGGCAAGTCGGGCATCAAGCCGTTCTGCGACGGCGCGCACAAGCGATCGGGATTCTCGGCGCCCAGCGCGCCGAGCCGCCCCCGGCCCGCCGCCCAGATCGTTCGGGAGACGCGCCGTCCGGGCGCCTGA